A region from the Meiothermus sp. Pnk-1 genome encodes:
- a CDS encoding arsenate reductase ArsC, protein MRILVLCTHNSARSQMAEGWLRHHAQQAGLDAEIFSAGTEATQVKPEAIQVMGEVGIDLSGHTSKTLYDLPDPWNFDLVLTVCDSAAENCPVYPAKTHRLHVSFPDPSSQDLKQWRRVRDGLGRMSKHLVSELSSGRIPTEAGLIEAAGSRFC, encoded by the coding sequence ATGCGCATTCTGGTACTGTGCACCCATAACTCAGCCCGCAGCCAGATGGCCGAGGGCTGGCTGCGCCATCATGCCCAGCAGGCCGGCTTAGACGCCGAGATCTTTTCTGCGGGAACCGAGGCCACCCAGGTCAAGCCCGAGGCTATCCAGGTGATGGGCGAGGTGGGGATTGACCTTTCGGGTCATACCTCCAAGACCCTCTACGACCTTCCCGACCCCTGGAATTTCGACCTGGTGCTCACCGTCTGTGATAGCGCCGCCGAGAATTGCCCGGTCTATCCGGCCAAGACCCACCGCCTGCACGTCTCCTTCCCTGATCCCTCCAGCCAGGACCTAAAGCAGTGGCGCCGGGTACGGGACGGTCTGGGGCGGATGAGTAAGCATCTGGTTTCCGAACTGAGCTCGGGGCGTATCCCGACCGAAGCTGGCTTGATCGAAGCGGCAGGCTCGAGGTTTTGCTGA
- a CDS encoding C39 family peptidase: MRSLAPALLLSLALAAQPDSFRLEGIRHEYQRFNNCGPATLGMAMSFWGSRLTQYQIAPVLKPNRADKNVGPEELAAYARSQGYRVHYGVAGDLELLKQLLAAGFPVIAESGFVVPEHGWMGHYRLLVGYDDRSQRFFAFDSYYGPKVTLGYSDFDAVWSHFNRTYLVVYPPKEAGEVERVLGPHARPEWAWKRALEVALSQTKAEPANVHAWFNLGSALLEQGNVEGAAEAFDKARALGWPWRMLWYQFGPFEAYYRAGRYTEVVRLASANLAKAPDLEESLYWRGRAQAALGNLRLAKTDLQAALRLRPSYGEAAQVLKSLGVQGSR; encoded by the coding sequence ATGCGCTCCCTCGCCCCAGCCCTTCTCCTGAGCCTGGCCCTGGCCGCCCAGCCCGATAGCTTCCGGCTCGAGGGCATCCGCCACGAATACCAGCGGTTCAACAACTGCGGCCCGGCGACGCTCGGCATGGCGATGAGCTTTTGGGGTAGCCGCCTGACCCAGTACCAGATCGCCCCGGTGCTCAAGCCCAACCGAGCCGACAAAAATGTGGGCCCCGAGGAGCTGGCGGCCTATGCCCGTAGCCAGGGCTACCGGGTTCATTACGGGGTGGCCGGAGACTTGGAGCTGCTCAAGCAGCTCCTGGCCGCCGGGTTCCCGGTGATCGCCGAGAGCGGGTTTGTGGTGCCGGAGCACGGCTGGATGGGGCACTACCGCCTGCTGGTAGGCTACGACGACAGAAGCCAACGCTTCTTCGCTTTCGACTCCTACTATGGCCCCAAGGTCACGCTGGGATACAGCGATTTCGACGCGGTGTGGAGCCACTTCAACCGCACCTACTTGGTGGTGTATCCCCCTAAGGAGGCCGGGGAAGTCGAACGGGTCTTAGGCCCGCATGCCCGTCCCGAATGGGCGTGGAAGCGGGCGCTCGAGGTGGCCTTATCCCAAACCAAAGCCGAGCCCGCAAACGTCCACGCTTGGTTCAACCTGGGCAGCGCGCTGCTCGAGCAAGGCAACGTCGAAGGAGCCGCCGAGGCTTTCGACAAGGCCCGCGCCCTGGGCTGGCCCTGGCGGATGCTGTGGTACCAGTTCGGGCCCTTCGAAGCCTACTACCGGGCCGGGCGCTACACCGAGGTGGTGCGGCTGGCCAGCGCGAACCTGGCCAAGGCCCCGGACCTCGAGGAGTCCCTCTACTGGCGGGGCCGAGCGCAAGCCGCCTTGGGCAACTTGCGTTTGGCCAAAACCGATCTGCAAGCTGCCCTCAGGCTCCGCCCTAGCTACGGCGAAGCCGCCCAAGTCCTGAAAAGCCTGGGGGTGCAGGGCTCGAGGTAG